A DNA window from Arachis hypogaea cultivar Tifrunner chromosome 18, arahy.Tifrunner.gnm2.J5K5, whole genome shotgun sequence contains the following coding sequences:
- the LOC112769933 gene encoding uncharacterized protein → MNLEGVGDAVRCRAFPVTLAGPTIRWFNALPQGSITAFADISQSFLARFTTRIAKAKHPMNLLGVTQKPGEPTRKFLDRFNDECLEIEGLTDLVASLCLINGLLNEDFRKQLTTKPV, encoded by the coding sequence ATGAATTTGGAAGGGGTAGGCGACGCGGTTAGATGCCGAGCATTTCCCGTAACGCTGGCCGGCCCAACAATACGATGGTTTAACGCGCTCCCGCAAGGATCCATCACGGCCTTTGCGGACATTTCCCAAAGCTTCCTGGCCCGGTTCACGACACGCATAGCCAAGGCGAAACATCCAATGAACTTGCTGGGGGTTACCCAAAAACCCGGGGAGCCGACCAGGAAGTTCCTGGATaggttcaacgacgaatgcttagAAATCGAAGGCCTCACGGACTTGGTTGCCAGCCTCTGCCTAATAAACGGCCTACTAAACGAGGACTTTAGAAAACAACTCACCACCAAGCCTGTCTAG